One stretch of Niallia sp. XMNu-256 DNA includes these proteins:
- a CDS encoding ABC transporter ATP-binding protein, with translation MRIVVENVGKTFVDSKKHEVTALKDINFSIGEEEFVVLVGPSGCGKSTLLNIVGGLMSPSTGQVYFEGTTGKDPKLGVVFQEIALFPWRTVYENVIYGLEENGNSKKECQEKGKYYIDMVGLTGFEKAYPKQLSGGMKQRAGIARALSVEPDLLLMDEPFSALDAQTRTLMQEELLQIWERTRLSTLYVTHNIQEAVALADRVIVLSRHPGQIKSVIHIDLPKMERQQEQYREQFEHYSNEIWNLIRHDAQEALKEAY, from the coding sequence ATGAGAATCGTCGTAGAAAATGTAGGAAAAACCTTTGTTGACTCTAAAAAACACGAGGTAACGGCTTTAAAGGATATTAATTTTTCAATTGGGGAAGAAGAATTTGTCGTTCTTGTCGGTCCAAGTGGATGTGGCAAATCAACCCTTTTAAATATTGTGGGCGGCCTCATGTCGCCCAGTACGGGGCAAGTGTATTTTGAAGGAACAACAGGGAAGGATCCTAAATTAGGCGTTGTGTTTCAGGAAATTGCTTTATTTCCTTGGCGGACCGTTTACGAAAATGTGATTTACGGTCTAGAGGAAAATGGGAATAGTAAAAAGGAGTGCCAAGAAAAGGGTAAATATTATATTGATATGGTAGGACTAACTGGGTTTGAAAAAGCTTATCCGAAACAGCTATCAGGGGGAATGAAACAGCGTGCTGGAATTGCCAGAGCTCTATCCGTGGAACCTGATTTGTTATTAATGGATGAACCTTTTTCAGCTTTGGATGCACAAACACGAACGCTTATGCAGGAAGAGCTGCTTCAAATTTGGGAACGAACCCGATTAAGCACCTTGTATGTCACGCATAATATTCAAGAAGCGGTTGCTTTGGCTGATCGGGTAATTGTGTTGTCGCGACACCCTGGACAAATTAAAAGTGTCATTCATATTGATTTGCCAAAAATGGAGCGTCAACAAGAGCAGTACCGTGAACAATTCGAGCATTATTCCAATGAGATTTGGAATTTAATACGCCATGATGCGCAAGAAGCGTTAAAGGAGGCGTATTAA